The genomic window TAACTCGTTGCGTTCCTCTTTGGTTAGATTGTCGTCTTCGCCCTTGTTGATGAGGGCAAGAAGCAAAACGGGGACGTCGTCTCCCGCATAATAATGTACCGTGCGATAACCGCCTCGCTTGCCTTTGCCTCGGCCAGCGAACCGCAGCTTCCGGCATCCACCCGTGCCCTCCATGATGACACCAGCGGTCGGGTCCTTGGATATTTCATGCACGATGTGATCCTGTTCTGCCTCGGAGAGCCCAGAATCCTTGGCGTCA from Nitrobacteraceae bacterium AZCC 1564 includes these protein-coding regions:
- a CDS encoding hypothetical protein (product_source=COG4737; cath_funfam=1.10.4040.10; cog=COG4737) gives rise to the protein MHEISKDPTAGVIMEGTGGCRKLRFAGRGKGKRGGYRTVHYYAGDDVPVLLLALINKGEDDNLTKEERNELRRELSSYADDYRRGVAAKVAQMSQS